In a single window of the Biomphalaria glabrata chromosome 5, xgBioGlab47.1, whole genome shotgun sequence genome:
- the LOC106065439 gene encoding solute carrier family 17 member 9-like: MATVVTDRDDEYFKECKVEVAGKKTRTHVNLDGVFWTNSEKNQWLVGLFIGTAMLYSARTLMPLCVVPLSEEMGWDKTESGTVLSAFFWGYTMTQFLGGYLSDRIGGELVLPVAACVWSLITFWTPQLAYLSTDKHNSLYIVVLSRVLLGISQGFHFPGMTSIISRKVSEHQRSFLFSVVASGSHFGTLIVGSMGSVLMDYFGWSVPFYIIGLIGLSWMLLMRYMLMAKQRSRSVVSHKESLSLDNDKFKPEPRTSVPWVYLFTKPAFWSILVGHFCENNAFFILLSWIPTYFHENFPTAKGWVFNVVPWVVTIPSSIGSGWLADKMITKGYSVTFVRKTMETVALCGTAFFLFMISYASSYTSCLIVMALAVACCGFHNSGIFVNPQDIAPKHAGSIFGIMNMAGAIPGFVGVYIAGHILEVTKSWNAVFSQTAVICLVGWAAFTLFGTGKKIV; this comes from the exons atgGCGACTGTTGTCACTGACAGAGATGATGAGtattttaaagaatgtaaagTCGAGGTAGCAGGAAAGAAGACTCGAACACATGTAAATCTAGATGGTGTCTTCTGGACaaa TAGTGAAAAAAATCAGTGGCTTGTTGGATTATTTATTGGAACAGCCATGTTGTACTCTGCCAGGACACTGATGCCTCTTTGTGTTGTGCCATTGTCAGAAGAGATGGGTTGGGATAAAACAGAATCA GGAACAGTTTTGTCTGCTTTTTTCTGGGGCTACACTATGACGCAGTTTTTAGGAGGATATCTGAGTGATAGGATTGGTGGGGAGCTAGTCTTACCAGTAGCTGCATGCGTTTGGTCATTGATCACATTTTGGACACCTCAGCTAGCATATCTCTCAACAGACAAGCATAACTCTCTTTACATTGTTGTGTTGTCTCGAGTTCTTTTGGGAATAAGTCAgg gttttcattTCCCTGGTATGACAAGTATTATTTCAAGGAAAGTTTCAGAGCATCAAAgatcttttttatttagtgttGTCGCTTCAGGTTCACATTTTGG AACTCTTATTGTTGGCAGTATGGGCTCAGTACTAATGGATTACTTTGGTTGGTCTGTACCTTTTTATATCATAG GCTTGATTGGGTTATCCTGGATGCTTTTGATGCGCTATATGTTAATGGCTAAGCAGCGCAGCAGATCTGTTGTTTCTCATAAAGAGAGCTTGTCACTTGACAATGATAAATTCAAACCAGAACCAAGAACATCAGTGCCATGGGTATATCTCTTTACAAAgccagcattttg GTCAATTTTAGTTGGTCATTTTTGTGAAAACAAtgcatttttcattttattatccTGGATTCCAACCTATTTCCATGAAAACTTTCCAACTGCCAAG GGTTGGGTCTTTAATGTTGTACCCTGGGTAGTTACTATACCAAGTTCTATTGGTAGTGGATGGCTGGCTGACAAAATGATTACTAAAG GTTATAGTGTTACCTTTGTGAGAAAAACAATGGAG ACAGTGGCCTTATGTGGAACAGCCTTTTTTCTGTTTATGATCTCTTATGCCAGTAGTTACACATCATGTTTGATAGTCATGGCTCTTGCTGTAGCATGCTGTGGCTTTCATAACAGTGGTATCTTTGTGAATCCACAAGATATTGCTCCAAAACATGCAGGATCAATATTTG GGATAATGAATATGGCAGGAGCAATACCAG GTTTTGTTGGAGTTTATATTGCAGGACATATACTTGAAGTGACCAAAAGCTGGAATGCTGTTTTTTCTCAGACGGCTGTCATATGTTTAGTTGGATGGGCAGCTTTCACACTGTTTGGTACTGGGAAGAAAATTGTGTGA